The Shewanella mesophila genome contains the following window.
TAATGCGTTAGCTTTATGCCTTGGTTTGATGTTCTGGCTTTTGAGCTAGCGCATCAAAAGATAAGCGAAAAATCCAACCCAACTGAGTAGCAGCAGTGCCCAAGGAAGCTTGGGGGGATTTCCGTTTGAGTCGACAATTTGAACCTCATCGGTTTGCTCTGAATCGCGATTTTTGGCTTTTATTTCTTGTTTGCGGGCTTTATCTTTCTCACGCGCCTTACTCTTTTGCTGTTTTTTGTATTCGGCGATCCCTTTCTCAATACCCAGTGCAATCAGCTTGGTTTGCTCTTTAGTCTGTCCGGGCTTTTGAGTGGCTTTAGCGACTTTCATTGCTTCATTCTTGGTTTCGTTGGAGATGCTTTTATTCATGAACCTTTGCTCTTTTTGTTGTCGGGTGAATTATATCATAAAGCGTCATCATAAAGTGGCGTGGACGAGTACTGGCCTTATCATTCAAACAGGTAATCTAAATTGAGGCGAGATAAACAAATATCATTTCATGGCGATATTTTTGGTACTCTTGTGATTATTGACCTAGTAACCTTAGCCAAATATGAGCGATAACAAATCTGCCGCCCCATCTGAGCGCGCTCTATCTTCGATTGAAAATGTATCTGCAATGCTATCGCCTGTTAGTAAGCGGGCAATATTGCCTTGGATCGCTGCCTTTTTAAAGCCTTATCGTGGTCGGGTGATTGCCGCGATCGTATTTCTGTTTATTGGCTCCTTAGCTTGGTTATCCCTTGGCCAAGGAGTGCGTTTAATGGTGGATGAGGGTTTTTTAAAAGATAATGGCGGGCGTCTTAATGAGATCATCCTGTTGGTGATAGGGATCACCGCCCTCAGTAGCTCTGCAATTTTTTGTCGTTTCTATTTAATGACTTGGCTCGGTGAGCGAGTCAGCGCCGACATTCGCTTAACCGTTTACGACCACCTGTTAAACTTGTCCCCCGGCTTTTATGCCAAGCTCAGAACTGGAGAGGTGATCTCGCGTTTTACTGCCGATTCAACCCTGTTACAGTCGGTGGTTGGTTCAAGCCTTTCTATGGCGCTTAGGGCCAGTGTGACTGTGATTGGTGGCATAGTGATGATGGCGATCACGAGTATAAAGATGACCGCCTTAGTCTTGCTCGCCGTCCCTATGGTGCTTGGGCCTATCTTCTTTTTTGGTCGCAAAGTGCGCGATCTGTCGCGCCAGAGCCAAGATAGAGTCGGTGATCTTGGTGCCTATGTCGATGAAACTCTGCATGAGATCCATACGGTACAAGCCTATTCCCATGAAGATAGAGATCGCGTGCTATTCAGTCAGCGAGTCGAAGCTGTCATGGATGCCGCTAAAGGGCGTATCAAGTACCGCTCTATTTTGATTTCACTGGTGATGTTTCTTAGTATTTTGGCTATAGCATTAGTGACTTGGGTTGGTGCTCATGATGTGATGCAAGGTGCAATCACTGGTGGTGAGCTGTCTGCTTTTATGTTTTATGCCGTGATGGTTGCAGGCTCCGTTGCGACCATTAGTGAAGTCATCGGCGAGATACAGCGAGCCGCTGGCGCGACGGAGCGATTAATTGAGTTAGTTGAAACGCCGATTGATATTCCACTGCCTGCTAATCCTATGACGTTGCCAGCCAAAGTGCGCGGCGAACTTTCATTAAACGAGGTGCGATTTTCCTATCGAGATATAACCACGTTAGATCGACCTAGCGAACTTAGCCAAGAGGTGATCTGCGGCTTAAGCCTACAAATAAAAAGTGGCGAACGGGTGGCGTTAGTCGGCGCAAGCGGCGCAGGAAAAAGCACCTTATTTGAACTGCTGCAACGCTTTTATACCCTTAATAGCGGCAGCATCACGCTCGATGGTATCGACATTGCCAATTTATCAGCGCAGGAGTTACGTCAGCAGTTTGCCCTCGTGCCTCAGGAGTCGGTGATCTTTGCTACTAGTGTGTTAGAAAATGTTCGCTATGGTCGGCCAGATGCCAGCGAGGATGAAGTGATTAAAGCCTGTATTGCGGCGCGTGCCCATGAGTTTATAAGCGAATTTCCTCTAGGCTACCAAACCTATTTAGGCGAGCGTGGTGTTAGGCTTTCTGGCGGTCAGAAGCAACGAATTGCTATTGCTAGGGCCATTCTTGCTGAGCGTCCCGTGTTACTTCTCGACGAGGCAACCAGTGCACTCGATGCTGTTAGCGAGCAAAAGGTGAAGCAGGCTCTAGATGTATTGATGCAGGGCAGAACCACCATAATTATCGCTCATCGATTGGCGACGGTACTCAATGCCGATCGTATTCTAGTGATGGATAAAGGTCAGCTTATTGGTAGTGGTACTCATCAGGAGTTAATGCAAACCAATGAGCTTTATCGAGAGTTTGCGACGTTACAGCTATTAGATGATGATGTGTGAATTCGCTTGTTTGTCGTCACTATCCATACAAATAGCCAGGGCCTAGTGATTAGACTGGCTATTTGTAATCGTGCTGATAGGAGATGCCTAACCGTGCCCTCCATGACCCCCATGGCCGTTACCACATTGGTGCCTTGTCTCTTGGCCGTTATCATCTACGGTGACTGAGCCTGCATCTTCAAATAGACTAAATGTTCCCTGAGATAGATCATCGGTCGCTGGATCGTCTAAGTGACCAAGGCAAGTATAGGCCACTCGATAGTCTCCCGCGGGTAGGTAGCCCATGGCAAATGACCAATCGCCATTCATATCTTGATGCAGGGGAGCTACGGTCACTGGTGAAAACTTGCCGTCATTTCTGGCTGGGCTCATATCCGCCATTTGGGTGAGGTTCGCTAGGCTGTTTTGATAAAGATAGGCCATATGGTAGAACTGACCGCCAAGGGGGACTTTATCTGCATGGGCAGTTTCACAGTCAGCTATCCACTGTGGGTCCATTTCGCCAATGAGGTGTCCCATTTCTCTTTTATCAACTGAATAGATACCATCGTGGTTAAGATGATATTGGTTGTCGCTAAAATGCATCGATTGGTATAGGCCAATCTCCATGGTCAAGAAGAGATTCTCGTGCTCATTTAACATAAAGTCATGTAATGGCAGATGGTTGTCTTCGACTATGAGTGGTTGTCGCCCTTGACCATTCTCTATCGCACAACCCTCAGATTGATTGCCATTAATTAAGCTAAAGTGCACATCGTGGTAGTGCCCTGCAGGTAGCTCAAGATTGCTAATAACGTTGTGGCTCTGCATACCTTGGAAGTCGAGCAGATTGAATCTGTGTTGGGCCATGTCGTGTTGGTGCACTGTGCCATGTTCATCTGTCATGATCAGTTTATCAAGTACCAACTCGACCTTACTCACTTGACTCATCGGTGAGTCTGAAATTGCAATATTGACCAGACCGACGGCAGGTTCTGACTGCGGGGGCGCCGAATTATCTGAACCGCCACAAGCACTGAGCATTATTGTAGTAGGGATAAGCAGTGGGACTAAGTGTAGGGTACGCATCTTATTCGCCTTGTAATGACTTTATGAGTTTTACCTAATTCGCAGTGATTATTTTATAACCAATTTTGACTGTGTTAGGGCTGGAGGCGATTGAAATTTAATCTTTGTGACTTAGCTACAGGTTTGACAAGATTTTTTTGTTATCAGTCATAATGTGCGATAGGGAGCGTAAACGGCTTCACATTTTTGTGAACATTTTTGGCGGTGCCAACGTACTACTTCTATGTGCGTTACCCTTTGGTCTTTGGCTATACATTTTTGGAGTTAAAGTGAAAAAACTGGTTTTGTTATGCTTGTTATTTCTGAGTGCTTGCACCAGTGTTCCCAGTGGTGTTAAACCTGTCGATGATTTTGAGTTAGCTAAATACCTTGGCACTTGGCATGAGATAGCCAGATTAGATCATAGCTTCGAGCGTGGGTTATCCAACGTCACCGCTACTTATAAGATGAACTCTGATGGCGGCGTTCAGGTGATAAATCGTGGATTTTCTGATGCCAACAAGGCGTGGAAGGAAGCGGAAGGCAAAGCTTACTTTGTGGATAGCAATGATATTGGCCATCTCAAGGTGTCATTTTTTGGCCCTTTCTACGGTGCTTATGTGATTTTTGAGCTAGATAGAGCGGATTATCAATATGCGTTTATTACCAGTTATAACCGCGACTATTTGTGGTTCTTATCGCGTACGCCTCAAGTAAGCGAAGCGCTCAAACAGCAGTTTATAGCGCAGGTCAAACAGATGGGATTTGCCGTTGATCAAATAATCTGGGTCGATCAGCAAGATCAATAACATTAAAAGATAACCCAAATATAGCCAAAATATCGTTAAAGGGGAGCCACCAGACTCCCTTTAAAAGGCAACCTTCTTTTGGTCTTTCAGGTTCAAGCTGTCGCGTTATTTTCTAAGCTCTCTTCGTAAGATTTTGCCTACCGTTGATTTTGGTAAGGCAGGCATGAACTCGATGAGCTTAGGTATCTTGTAAGCGGTGAGTTGCGTACGGCAATGGGCTAAAATATCGGTTTTGGTCGCTTCGATATCATGGCTAGCAGCGCGTAATACAATCGCTGCCTTTACCGCTTCGCCACTGTGCTCATTTTCTACTCCGATAACGGCGCATTCGAGTATCGCTTCATGTTGTGCTAATACCTCTTCTACTTCGTTTGGATACACGTTAAAGCCTGAGACTATGATCATGTCTTTCTTGCGATCGACAATTTTGTGCATCCCATCTTCAACCGCTTGAGCGATATCTCCAGTTTTAAAATAGCCATCTTTTGTCATCACTTTGGCGGTTTCCTCTGGCTTTTGCCAATAGCCGCTCATGACTTGAGGGCCTTTTACCGCGAGTTCTCCGGTTTCACCAAAGGCGACTTCCTTGTCATCGATATCAAGGATTTTAATCTGAGTGCCTAATACGGGTTTGCCTATGGTGCCGAGTCGCTCAAGCCTTGGGGCATTAAGTGATACTACGGGTGAGGTTTCTGATAGCCCATAGCCCTCCGAAATGGTGCAACCCGTGGTCGAACTCCAAGCATTTGCTGCTGCTTGGGTAAGGGCTGTGCCGCCAGAGATAGTTACTTTAAGGTGACTAAAATCCAAAGCTTTGAATTCGGGTTGATGACATAAGCCAACAAATAGAGTGTTTAGGCCCGCAAAACCGGTAAAAGGGTGCTCAGATAGAGTGTTGATTAATGAGGCGATATCGCGTGGATTTGGGATCAATACCGAGCAGCCACCCCGTTCAAAGTAGAGTACTAAGTTAACCATAAAAGCATAGATATGGTAGACAGGCAGCGGCGCGACAAAAATCTCTTCACCTTGTACTAATCGGTCGCCGAGTCGTGATTTTATCTGCATGGCGTTAGCAATTAAGTTGCGATGGCTTAACATCGCCCCTTTAGAGAGCCCTGTGGTGCCTCCTGTGTATTGCAATGCAGCGAGACCTTCTAAGTTTGATTTAACTGGGATTAAACTAAGTTGGCTACCTTGCGTGAGAATATCGGTAAATTTTAAGATCGGAAAATCGCTGGCAGCTTGTGTTTGCGGCGCTATCAGATCTAAGGCATGGGTCGAAATAACCGTTTCGATGGCAGTCGATGCAATGACGTTGGTTAACGTGGGTAATAGATCGCTCAGTACCACTAAGGCTTTAGCGCCCGAATCATTAAACTGGTGGATCAGCTCTCGCTCGGTATAAAGTGGATTGGTGTTTACCAGCACAAGTCCAGCACGAAGTGCACCATATGCCGCTATAACAAATTGCGTGATATTAGGTAATTGAATGGCAATACGATCGCCCACTTCAAGGGATGTATGATGTTGTAAATAGGCGGCAAAGTAACGTGAGTCGCGCTCGATATCGGCAAAGCTGCTCGATTTGCCTAGACAAACGTAGGCGGTCTTATCCTTGTATCGTTGGGCCGATGTTTCAATAAGATCGATCAAGGAACTGTACTGGGTAAGATCTAGGTGGGAATCGACATCATATACCATGGTTTGCCTCTAATTATTGTTTTAGCGAAAATCAAACAGGTGTTTAGATTGTGCTAAAAATATATACAGGTCAACAGCAAATGTCATTGTGTCTTGCTAGAATCGATAAGCTTAAGATTTTGTATCTATAGTCTTTTGTTATTGTAGGCCTTTCTCGGTGGTTGGACCATGCAAACATCCTCATCGTTGAGAATGTTTGCATGTTAACTTTTCCTAAGGAGTAAAGAATTGCGTTTTTTGAGAGACGGTATCTAAAGGTTCGTTAAGATTCATTACCGTGAAACTGAACGACTGTCTGAGCAGCTTTTCACCATGATTGGCATTGCGTTGTTGATAGACGGTAACCGGATAGCTTAGTTGTTCACCAGCCTTGATGCTTACCTCAACATCAACTTCTTTATTGATATAGTGTCCAAGACGGTCTTCGATATAGATAAGATACTGTTGATCTTGCTGTGTCTTGTTGCGGATCTTCAAGGTATAACTGTTTTCGATTTTGTTGTCATCAACTTCACGATAAAGGCTCTGCCTGTCTCTAATCACGTTTAACTGAATGTCATCTTTGTTATAAACATCGACGGCAAAAACGCTAAGCATGATCAATACCGCGGTGCCGTAGCCAATGAATTTCCACGAGTTTAATCGCTCTGCTGGTTTGCCCTTCAACTCATTTTCACTGGTATAGCTAATGAGATTTCTTGGGTAACCGAATTTGTCCATGGTCTGGTTACAGGCATCGACACAGGCACCGCAGTTGATGCATTCGTACTGTAAGCCATTACGAATATCTATGCCTGTAGGGCAGACATCGACGCAAAGGTTACAATCGACGCAATCACCGAGTTCGGTTGCTTGTTTACGTTTTCTAGGGCCACGAGATTCACCACGATTGGTATCATAGGTGACAGTAAGGGTGTTGCTGTCGAACATCGCCGATTGAAAACGAGAGTAAGGGCAGCAATGCAAACACATTAGCTCGCGCATAAAGCCCGCATTAAGATAGGTACATAATGCGAAAAACCAAACCCAAGTCGTTATCCAAAAGCTGGCATTAAAGCTTAAAATGTCCCGATAAAGCGATGTTGCGGGCACAAAATAAGCGATGAACCCACATCCCGTCATTAGCGCCATAACGCCCCATAACAGATGTTTGCTGGTGCGCTTAGTCAGTTTATTTAACGTCCAAGGGGCTTTATCTAAGGCGTAACGTTTGTTGCTATTGCCTTCGATCTGTTTTTCTATCCAGACAAACATAAAGCTCCAACTCGTTTGTGGGCACAGATAACCACACCATACTCTTCCCCAAAAGACGGTAATAAAAAAGAGTAGAAAAGCGGCGATAATGAACACCCATGCCATCAAGGTGAAATCTTGTGGCCAAAGCGTGGTGCCGAAAAATGAAAATTGCTGGTTTTCAACATCAAACAAAATTGCTTGCTTTCCTTGATATTGAATCAATGGCACCAAGAAAAAACAGATAATTAATAGCGTGTTAATCCCAGTTCTTAATCGCTGGAAATGGCCTTTCTGCTCCTTAATGTGGATCTTGCCTTTCTCGCTTGGAATAAAGGTTATCGGAATTGAGTCAGACGATTTTTTCTGAGCTTGGGCGTCGCTATTCACGCTAGAGGGCGAGGGTAGCTTGGATGTCGGGCCGATCTTAGGCCTTGGGGTAACACTATCTGTCATAGGAGGTTCCGAACTTAGAAATACAGAGTTAAGTTCGCCTATAGTGCAATTTTAAAACCAAGTTTAATCATGGTTATCTCATTGATTACATTGTTGTTTTATTTGTCGCTATAGATTTTGAACGCGATATATCGCCATTTTGCGAAATATCGCGAAAATGTAGGTGTTTGAAATGCGTTTATTATCCGACTTCAGAACCGTTAGCTTGGGCGTTTAATATTAAGTTTCTTCATCCGCGATCTTAACGTACTGGCTGGTAACCCTAGTACACTAGCAGCCCCGTTGGGCCCAGATATCCGCCAATTAAGTTGTTGCAAGGTATGGCGAATATGGGCAGCCTCTGCCTGTTGTAGTGTTTTACCATGGACAATGTTCTCGGTAGAGTTCTCTCCGTGCAGTACGGGGATCTGTAATATCTGTCCTTGGGTCAATATACTTTGGCGTTCGATAATATTTTGCAGTTCTCTCACATTTCCGGGCCAACGATAAGCCATAAGGTTCGATAGGCCACTTTTACAGACACCTTTGATTTTTTTACCTAACTTTTTATTTAGTCCCGTAACGATATGACTTACTAAAGTGGGGATATCGCTGAGTCGTTCTCGCAGCGCAGGAACATGCAGTGGGAAAACATTGAGTCGATAATAGAGATCCATCCGGAATAAGCCTTGCTCAACGCGTTTCTGTAGGTCGTGGTGGGTCGCGGTAACGAGTCGAATATCGACTTTTATAGGAGTACTACTGCCGACGCGTTCAAACTCCTGTTCCTGTATTACTCGCAGCAGTTTAGATTGTGCTTCAAGGGAAAGCTCTGCGATCTCGTCGAGGAATAGCGTACCTTGGTGGGCGAGTTCAAATCGACCCTTTCGGCGGCTGGTGGCACCAGTGAAAGCCCCTTTCTCATGACCAAATAGTTCGCTCTCAAGCAGCGCTGGAGAGAAAGCTGCACAGTTAACGCTGACTAGTGGCTTATTGCTGCGGTCACTTAGCCGATGAATATTACGGGCGACCAACTCTTTACCTGTACCGTTTTCACCACTGATCAATACAGTGCTATTGGTGTTCGCTACCAACTTTATCTGCTGTATAAGCTTTTGGATCGGTGGGCTTTCGCCCGCAATATTCACGTCTCCCGTATGGCTGGCTAATTCAGTCAATAGATAGTCATTTTCGTTGGCCAGTTTTTCCGACAGGGCTTGTACTTGCTCTAACGCTTGGCGTAGTGAGTCTTCGGTTTGTTTTTGAATACTAATGTCACGAAATATCGCGACCACACCGATAAGCTCCTGATTTTTATATACGGGTGTCGAAGTGTAATGTACTGGGAAACTGCTGCCATCTTTGCGCCAAAACAGCTCGTGGCTTATCTCTCTGGCGATCCCATCGTGCAGAGTGTTGTAGATCGGGCACTCTTCTTGAGGATAGTGACTGCCATCGGCATGGCTGTGGTGGTGACAGTTATGAATATTGGTGCCGAGTAATTCTTGCGCCGTCCAGCCTGTCATGCGCTCTGCCGCTGGGTTGATAAACACGGCATTACCATTTAAATCAAAACCATAAATTCCTTCACCCACCGCATTGAGGAGCAGTTTATTCTCTGGGAGAAAGTCCATCTGAGGATCGATTTTCGATGAAGCCATGGCCGTTATCTCTTTACGTTGTAATAAAATACTAGCGTTAGTTTATAATAAGTCACGAGATACCGCGAATTATCAGTAAAAGCATGAGATGTTAGTTGCTATCGAGTAGGGAGATAACTTGGTGGTAATCAAGCATCCGAGGAAGCACGATGCCATTTGGGTTGCTCGGTGAGTAAATCACATTAAAAGGCACACCAAAGGCATTGTAGTTAGCTAAAAAGGCTTCAATTTTTGCATTACTGTGAGTTAAGTCGCCGAGCATCAGCACCATGTGGTCACGCTTGAGAAGGTTAACCACGGCTTCTCGATGAAGCACGCCATCCTTGTTGCCTTTACAGATATTGCACCAATCGGCACTCACATCGACAAATACAGTCTTACCTTGAGAAACTAAGGTGGCGATTTGCTCTTGAGCTAACGGTTGCCAAACTAAGCTTTTGTAGGCGTTAATATCTTCCTTGGGGTAAATAAAGTAGGTCACCGCTACATTTATGGTGGTAAAACAAACGAGCAGGATCAGCACCGCTAGCGGAATTGGGGCGCCTTTAGCTTTTTTGAACCCTAGAAAAATAATGAGTAGCAAAAGTACAGTTAGAGTGATGCCGCTGACAAGAAGGATAGTATTCATAGTGGCCTGAGGGTGTCATAAAGAGTGTCGAAATTTATCTGAGTCTAACAGTTTAAACAAATTTGTTTGCAAATGATGTTTTGCCTAGGGTCTGTTGAACTTTGCTGGCCGAACCCTTCGGGCAGTGTTTGTTGGTCATTTCTGCCGCGTTCTCAGCTTTTCATGTAGAATAACGACACCACAAAGCTTCTGCCTTGTATAAATAACCAATAATTCGCTGCAAAAACAACCTTAAAAGATCAACTGGCCCTAGCCAGATGAACATTTGTAAGCTGCAGCTCCTTACCATTATAAAGTGACAATTCTTATCTCTGGTAATGAGTGCTGCGATACTCGTGAGTTATTGTAAACCGCTATTTTAGTTGAGATAGATATGTCACCTACGGTTGAGTCGTCAACTATTTTGTTAGCGTTATTTGACTCATATTGAGATTGAGTCGTGTCATAATTAGTGCAATCTAGCGTTAAGCTAAAGAGGAATTATTATGAGTTTCAGTGCCTGGCTAGGATTGTTGGCCATCTGTTGTTTAGGAGCCATGTCTCCCGGCCCAAGTCTTGCTATGGTAGTGCGTCACACGCTAGGAGGTGGACGGGCTAAAGGGATTATTTGTGCTTGGGCGCATTCTATTGGAATCGGCGTTTATGCGCTGGTGACCCTGCTCGGGTTGGCGGTCTTATTAAAGCAAGCTCCCTTGATTTTTAACGGCATCGCGATATTAGGCGCGCTCTACTTGGCTTATATGGGGGTGCAAGCGCTACGTTCTAAAGGCGGTATGTCTGAAAAACTCGCGGCAGGCAAAGAGACCGATGCGATCACCGCTGCGCGAGATGGGCTAGCTATCTCACTTTTTAATCCTAAGATCATGCTGTTTTTTTTAGCGCTATTTAGCCAATTCGTCATGGTTGCCGATGATCTTTTGAGTAAGTCGCTGATCGTGCTTACGCCACTCGTTGTCGATGGCCTTTGGTACACTATTATTGCTTTTTTACTTTCGCACCAAGCGGTATTGCCTAAGCTAAAGGAGAAAGCGGTATTGATAGACAAACTTTCGGGGCTGGTGCTTATCGCATTGGCGGTGAGAGTGTTAGTCACTCTCTAGGTTTTAGGCTTGAAGGGGCTTGAGAGCGTCAAATGGCCTAGAGTAGACAGAGCACTAGATACAAAAATGCCATCACTTTCCTGAGCGGAAACGATGGCATTTTCTATGAGATCTACAGCCTTAACCGTTAAATACTTTTACCGCGTCATCCTGTACAGGTTCGGTTGTTACCGCTGGAGGATTATCGATATGGTCATCTAAGTTATCGTTGAGCATGTCGCGGTATTCTTTACTAAACCACTCCAGTGCATTGTCTTTTTCTGCTTTCAAATCTGCCGATTTTAGTGATGCTTCAAATGCATTAAAGCGAGCTGCGGCGAAACGCAGTGCGGTACCGACTTTGCCAACATCTTGTTCTTTACTGCTAAGTTCGTTAGCTAGTGCAATAAATTGGTCTGCTATTTGAAAAATAGTGGTTTCTTTTGTTTGTTCTGACATGCTTTTTGCTCACAAATGAGTGGATGTAATGAACCGATATTAACTTAAATTAGCCAACAGTGAATCATTGAATTTGGCATTATGGGATCAAAATCGGTTATTCGATGCGACTTGCTGTGCTGATTACAATGGCTACTAGCTATTAGGATCGCTATCGACGCTCACTTGACCATTGCGAGAGTCGTAGTAAATACTCAAGTTTTGGTTGTCGTTAAAGTTAAAACGACATTGATTAGGTGAAATATAGTTCGCCTTGTAGTCGGTTTCATCACTACTATTAGAATTTGAGACACCAGGTTCATCGCCTTCAAACAGTGCTTCCCAGACAGAAATGCAGTCTTCCACATTGTCGAGTTGTGGTGATGCTTCGTCGTCTGTGAAATAGTGTTGAGCAGGCCATCCAGCATCGTTAAAATCCATCTCTCCCGCTTCGGAGCCACCAAAGGTGGGTAGGTTTTCCGCCGGACCCGATCCTACTCTAGTTGCCCAAACTGCACGAGCTAAGTTAATTCCGGACTTAAATGCTCCACCAGTGGCTTTAACGCTCGAGACTTGGGCATCTTGAGATACGTTTAAGAATTTAGGCAGCGCGGTAACGGCGATAATACCTAAAATGATGATCACGACGACAAGCTCAATCAGGGTAAAACCCCGTTGTGTTGATGTTTTCATCGATAGGCATGCTCTAATTTATGGGATTGTAGTCAGTATAATCATGCTGGAAACGCTGACGTGGTTATTGTTTCCAAGTATGCTTTATCGACTGATTCTAAATGGTTTTAAAATAGAGATAAAGAGAAGGATATGGAGAATATCGTTAATTGGCGTGACTTTATAAGTCAGCAGTCACAACTTGGTTATTTTCATCAGTTGCAAGACTTTGTTGCGGCAGAGCGTGCTAGCGGAAAAGCGATTTATCCCTGTGACGATGAGGTGTTTAGCGCGTTCAATCTCACTCCTCTGGATAAGGTGCGTGTCGTTCTCATAGGCCAAGATCCCTATCACGGTGAAGGGCAGGCTCATGGCTTATGTTTTTCGGTGAAACCAGGAGTAAAAACACCGCCTTCACTGGTTAATATGTACAAGGAGCTGGCGACCGATATTGACGGATTTGAGACGCCAGATCATGGCTATCTGGCCAATTGGGCTAAGCAAGGGATCTTGATGTTAAACACTGTATTAACCGTAGAAGGCGGGAAGGCTCACTCCCACGCCAAGGCAGGCTGGGAAACTTTTACCGACAATGCGTTAAAGTTGTTAGATGCACAAGCTAGACCGATCATTTTTGTTTTATGGGGCGGGCATGCGATTAAAAAAGCTAAGTTGGTGACTCAGGCCCATCATCAGGTGATATCAGGGCCTCATCCGTCACCTTTATCGGCTTATCGTGGCTTTTTTGGGTGTGGTCACTTCTCGCAAATTAATGAATTGTTATTACAACACGGGGGCTCGCCTATTGATTGGCAAGTATGAGTCGTATGATTTAATTATTCATACTTGCTGTAACGATGAATCCTCATTATATTCATATAAGTGCGTAACAAAACATTAACCTCTGCCGGCATAGGAATACGACTTCGTATAGCTAAAGGGAAGTAGTTAATAGCGTTACTGCTCATTGTTTGATCTTTTGCTATGGAAGCAATATGGCGGGCTAGATATGGATATTTGGGTAAAGCGAGGAAAGCTTGTTCGTTGGAATAAGGAGCAGAGAGTGGGGTTTATTGCCCCTGATGACGGTTCTGATGAGCAGCGTATTTTAGGCATAAACCTTCTCCCCTACGAGCATATGCCTCAAGAAGGGGAGCGCGTAGTCTATCGTCAATGGAAGGATAAGCTTCGCGGGGTAAAAGTGACCAAGGGTGAAATTGACCTTGGGAATCCCATCAAATTAACCTCACCCTTTGAACCTCAAACTCGGTTTGAAGGATTCCATCGGATAGGTTGGCCGATCAAAATAGGTCTAGTGGTTTTGCCGTTAGCCTTAGCCAATCTACTCTACTTAATGGTGATCAATTATGCCCCTGAGGGACAAGCTGATATTCAGCCTCCCGCTGGACTATTCCCCCCAGGATCAGAATACTATATTGGTAAACAGGATCTTAGCCAGATTGTTTTTGAATGTGATGCTAGGCAGCAATGTTTGCAGATGACCTCATGCCAAGAGGCTAAATATTTTATTCGCAACTGCCCAGAGTTTGAAAAAATGGTGGGTGATCTCCCCTGTGAAAAACTATGGTGCAAGTGATCTTATACTGATTGGTATTACTTTGATTTAACCTGAACTCGGATTAAGAG
Protein-coding sequences here:
- a CDS encoding DUF2956 domain-containing protein, which translates into the protein MNKSISNETKNEAMKVAKATQKPGQTKEQTKLIALGIEKGIAEYKKQQKSKAREKDKARKQEIKAKNRDSEQTDEVQIVDSNGNPPKLPWALLLLSWVGFFAYLLMR
- a CDS encoding ABC transporter transmembrane domain-containing protein codes for the protein MLSPVSKRAILPWIAAFLKPYRGRVIAAIVFLFIGSLAWLSLGQGVRLMVDEGFLKDNGGRLNEIILLVIGITALSSSAIFCRFYLMTWLGERVSADIRLTVYDHLLNLSPGFYAKLRTGEVISRFTADSTLLQSVVGSSLSMALRASVTVIGGIVMMAITSIKMTALVLLAVPMVLGPIFFFGRKVRDLSRQSQDRVGDLGAYVDETLHEIHTVQAYSHEDRDRVLFSQRVEAVMDAAKGRIKYRSILISLVMFLSILAIALVTWVGAHDVMQGAITGGELSAFMFYAVMVAGSVATISEVIGEIQRAAGATERLIELVETPIDIPLPANPMTLPAKVRGELSLNEVRFSYRDITTLDRPSELSQEVICGLSLQIKSGERVALVGASGAGKSTLFELLQRFYTLNSGSITLDGIDIANLSAQELRQQFALVPQESVIFATSVLENVRYGRPDASEDEVIKACIAARAHEFISEFPLGYQTYLGERGVRLSGGQKQRIAIARAILAERPVLLLDEATSALDAVSEQKVKQALDVLMQGRTTIIIAHRLATVLNADRILVMDKGQLIGSGTHQELMQTNELYREFATLQLLDDDV
- a CDS encoding DUF4382 domain-containing protein translates to MRTLHLVPLLIPTTIMLSACGGSDNSAPPQSEPAVGLVNIAISDSPMSQVSKVELVLDKLIMTDEHGTVHQHDMAQHRFNLLDFQGMQSHNVISNLELPAGHYHDVHFSLINGNQSEGCAIENGQGRQPLIVEDNHLPLHDFMLNEHENLFLTMEIGLYQSMHFSDNQYHLNHDGIYSVDKREMGHLIGEMDPQWIADCETAHADKVPLGGQFYHMAYLYQNSLANLTQMADMSPARNDGKFSPVTVAPLHQDMNGDWSFAMGYLPAGDYRVAYTCLGHLDDPATDDLSQGTFSLFEDAGSVTVDDNGQETRHQCGNGHGGHGGHG
- a CDS encoding lipocalin family protein — translated: MKKLVLLCLLFLSACTSVPSGVKPVDDFELAKYLGTWHEIARLDHSFERGLSNVTATYKMNSDGGVQVINRGFSDANKAWKEAEGKAYFVDSNDIGHLKVSFFGPFYGAYVIFELDRADYQYAFITSYNRDYLWFLSRTPQVSEALKQQFIAQVKQMGFAVDQIIWVDQQDQ
- a CDS encoding AMP-binding protein, whose protein sequence is MVYDVDSHLDLTQYSSLIDLIETSAQRYKDKTAYVCLGKSSSFADIERDSRYFAAYLQHHTSLEVGDRIAIQLPNITQFVIAAYGALRAGLVLVNTNPLYTERELIHQFNDSGAKALVVLSDLLPTLTNVIASTAIETVISTHALDLIAPQTQAASDFPILKFTDILTQGSQLSLIPVKSNLEGLAALQYTGGTTGLSKGAMLSHRNLIANAMQIKSRLGDRLVQGEEIFVAPLPVYHIYAFMVNLVLYFERGGCSVLIPNPRDIASLINTLSEHPFTGFAGLNTLFVGLCHQPEFKALDFSHLKVTISGGTALTQAAANAWSSTTGCTISEGYGLSETSPVVSLNAPRLERLGTIGKPVLGTQIKILDIDDKEVAFGETGELAVKGPQVMSGYWQKPEETAKVMTKDGYFKTGDIAQAVEDGMHKIVDRKKDMIIVSGFNVYPNEVEEVLAQHEAILECAVIGVENEHSGEAVKAAIVLRAASHDIEATKTDILAHCRTQLTAYKIPKLIEFMPALPKSTVGKILRRELRK